In Paenibacillus sp. FSL M7-0420, a single genomic region encodes these proteins:
- a CDS encoding VanZ family protein, with protein sequence MNQAHKQTKYGLQMLFTIYVYILFKIILFKFGSIDLSFLWQQLQHSPGHIAASLQRGNLIPLATLANTYHHISTSTVVNFLGNIALFIPYGIFLVLLNPNGRGSGSFKGVILWSFALSAVLECSQAVFYIGTFDVDDLLLNTFGGMLGYLLIRPIMMMYMTGRQGSSVTQK encoded by the coding sequence ATGAATCAGGCACACAAGCAGACAAAATACGGGTTGCAGATGCTATTTACCATTTACGTGTATATTCTGTTTAAAATCATTTTATTCAAATTCGGTTCAATTGATCTTAGCTTCCTTTGGCAGCAGCTCCAGCACAGCCCGGGCCATATTGCGGCCAGTCTGCAACGCGGAAATCTGATCCCGCTGGCCACCTTGGCTAACACCTATCACCATATCAGCACTAGCACCGTCGTTAATTTCTTGGGAAATATCGCCTTGTTTATCCCTTATGGCATCTTCCTGGTGCTGCTCAACCCGAATGGAAGAGGCAGCGGCTCCTTCAAGGGTGTAATCCTGTGGTCCTTCGCCTTAAGCGCAGTATTGGAATGCTCGCAAGCCGTCTTCTATATTGGAACCTTCGATGTGGATGATCTTCTTCTGAACACCTTCGGCGGGATGTTGGGATATCTGCTGATTCGCCCCATCATGATGATGTATATGACAGGCAGACAAGGCTCCTCCGTCACCCAGAAGTGA
- the cysK gene encoding cysteine synthase A, translating to MTKRVVNNITELIGGTPVVRLRRVTGPEDAELYVKLEMFNPSGSVKDRAAYNLIRQAELDGRLQPGGTIIEPTSGNTGIGLAMNAAAKGYKAILIMPDNMTKERINILKAYGAEVVLTPAAERMPGAIAKAVELGREIPGSFIPQQFENPANPDIHRTTTAPEILEQMEGRLDVFVATSGTGGTITGTGEALRARLPELRVVVVEPQGSPVLSGGQPGPHKLVGTSPGFVPAILNTGIYDEIVQVSDEDALEMVRELARTEGILLGPSGGAAVWTALQEARRLGRGKRVLCIAPDTGERYLSMGIFD from the coding sequence ATGACGAAGCGGGTAGTCAATAATATTACGGAGCTGATTGGCGGCACGCCGGTTGTACGCTTGAGACGGGTAACCGGACCGGAGGATGCGGAGCTGTATGTGAAGCTGGAGATGTTCAATCCCAGCGGCAGCGTCAAGGACCGGGCAGCCTATAATCTGATCCGGCAGGCGGAGCTGGACGGACGGCTGCAGCCGGGCGGGACGATTATTGAGCCGACCAGCGGCAATACCGGAATTGGACTGGCGATGAACGCGGCAGCGAAGGGGTATAAGGCCATCTTGATCATGCCGGATAATATGACGAAGGAACGGATCAATATCCTGAAGGCCTACGGGGCGGAAGTCGTGCTGACTCCGGCGGCGGAGCGGATGCCCGGCGCGATTGCCAAGGCGGTGGAGCTGGGACGGGAGATCCCCGGCAGCTTCATCCCGCAGCAGTTCGAGAATCCGGCGAACCCGGACATTCACCGCACCACTACCGCGCCGGAAATTCTGGAGCAGATGGAGGGGCGGCTGGATGTCTTCGTTGCCACTTCCGGGACAGGCGGCACTATTACCGGAACCGGAGAGGCTTTGCGCGCGCGACTGCCGGAGCTGCGCGTGGTTGTCGTGGAGCCGCAGGGTTCGCCTGTGCTGTCCGGCGGCCAGCCGGGGCCGCACAAGCTGGTGGGGACCAGCCCGGGCTTCGTGCCGGCAATTCTGAATACCGGCATCTACGATGAGATCGTGCAGGTATCCGATGAGGATGCCTTGGAGATGGTAAGAGAACTGGCCCGTACCGAGGGGATTCTGCTCGGACCTTCCGGCGGAGCCGCAGTCTGGACGGCCTTGCAGGAGGCACGGCGCTTGGGACGGGGCAAGCGGGTGTTATGTATCGCACCAGATACCGGGGAACGTTACCTCAGCATGGGGATTTTCGACTAA